A stretch of the Cyanobacteriota bacterium genome encodes the following:
- a CDS encoding DUF4089 domain-containing protein, whose protein sequence is MPTSDSVDIDQYLEQMAAIVGITLHLDYKPGVKANLERLQAIAQLFLEFPLPDDIDAAPVFYP, encoded by the coding sequence ATGCCCACGAGTGACTCTGTGGATATAGACCAGTACCTGGAACAGATGGCTGCTATTGTAGGCATCACGCTGCACCTTGACTACAAACCTGGAGTCAAGGCTAACTTAGAACGATTGCAGGCTATTGCTCAGTTGTTTCTGGAGTTTCCATTGCCCGATGACATAGATGCTGCACCTGTGTTTTACCCATGA